From the genome of Amia ocellicauda isolate fAmiCal2 chromosome 14, fAmiCal2.hap1, whole genome shotgun sequence, one region includes:
- the LOC136767823 gene encoding butyrophilin subfamily 1 member A1 isoform X2, with protein sequence MKSDRSEWLCVIVLLLQQTSVSGSERFEVLGPRYPIAVYPGEDAVLPCYLSPNISAEGLEIRWFREDYTAPVSLYHFGQYNFRMQIPSYKGRAELFPEEFRKGNVSLRLKDVRGSDDGHYRCAVYSGQWDDEALIDVVVRGQSSVSLHSEGGQTRLEFRSDRYPEPAVIWTDRDGHDVTSLSNTTEQRDSEGRLSLRSSIPVRQESNVFSCLIRSAVSEPNWEPQLHIPRDFFPDPSGWMVSLFLMAALTVAAAALLLIQWRRMDKKERLFEYQALPVLRSQLDEEYQWTFNVRHGRWADVTLDPDTAHCALTLSEDGKRVRRGDRQHLPDNQQRFDSRLCVVSRESFTSGRHYWVLEVNGWWTIGVTRESANRRGDFSFTPQQGYWCLDCDSSSLSALTDPQTRLPQTLCPRMLGVCVDIEERRVSFYTVESRAHIYTFTDMCFPEGDKIYPVFWTLDRNRDLVILPPVETETGHS encoded by the exons ATGAAGTCTGATCGATCAGAGTGGCTCTGTGTGATTGTCCTGCTGCTCCAGCAGACCTCAGTGTCAGGATCAG AGAGGTTTGAGGTTCTTGGTCCACGTTACCCCATTGCTGTTTACCCTGGAGAAGACGCTGTTCTGCCCTGTTACCTctcacccaacatcagtgctGAGGGCCTGGAGATCAGGTGGTTCAGAGAGGATTACACAGCCCCTGTCAGTTTATATCACTTTGGACAGTATAACTTTCGAATGCAGATCCCATCCTACAAGGGCAGGGCTGAGCTTTTCCCAGAGGAGTTCAGGAAAGGCAACGTGTCTCTGAGACTGAAGGATGTGCGCGGCTCTGATGATGGACACTACAGATGTGCAGTGTATTCTGGACAGTGGGATGACGAGGCTCTTATTGATGTGGTTGTCAGAG GTCAGTCCTCAGTGTCCCTCCACTCTGAAGGAGGTCagacccggctggagttcaggtCAGATCGGTACCCTGAGCCTGCAGTGATCTGGACAGACAGGGACGGACACGACGTCACATCACTGtccaacaccacagagcagagagacagtgaggggcGTCTCAGTCTGAGGAGCTCCATCCCAGTCAGACAGGAGTCCAATGTCTTCAGCTGCCTGATTAGAAGTGCAGTATCTGAACCAAACTGGGAACCACAACTCCACATACCCA GGGACTTCTTCCCTGACCCCTCTGGGTGGATGGTGTCTTTATTCCTAATGGCCGCTCTCACGGTGGCAGCAGCTGCTCTTCTGCTGATCCAGTGGAGACGAATGGACA agaaagagagactctTTGAATATCAAG CGCTTCCTGTACTTCGCAGTCAGCTGG ATGAGGAGTATCAGTGGACATTCAATG TTCGTCATGGACGATGGG CTGATGTGACTCTGGATCCTGATACAGCACACTGTGCACTGACCCTGTCTGAGGATGGGAAGAGAGTGAGACGGGGAGACAGACAGCATCTCCCTGACAATCAGCAGAGATTTGATTCCAGGCTCTGTGTCGTGAGCAGAGAGAGCTTCACCTCAGGGAGACACTACTGGGTGCTGGAGGTGAATGGATGGTGGACAATAGGAGTCACCAGAGAGTCTGCAAACAGGAGAGGAGACTTCAGCTTCACTCCCCAGCAGGGATACTGGTGTCTGGACTGTgactcctcttctctctctgctctcactGACCCTCAGACCCGCCTCCCTCAGACTCTGTGTCCCAGGAtgctgggggtgtgtgtggacATTGAGGAGAGACGGGTCTCCTTTTACACAGTGGAGTCCAGGGCTCATATCTACACCTTCACTGACATGTGCTTCCCTGAGGGAGACAAGATCTATCCTGTCTTCTGGACCTTGGATAGAAACAGAGACCTTGTGATTCTGCCTCCTGTTGAGACTGAAACGGGACATTCATGA
- the LOC136767823 gene encoding butyrophilin subfamily 1 member A1 isoform X3: MQIPSYKGRAELFPEEFRKGNVSLRLKDVRGSDDGHYRCAVYSGQWDDEALIDVVVRGQSSVSLHSEGGQTRLEFRSDRYPEPAVIWTDRDGHDVTSLSNTTEQRDSEGRLSLRSSIPVRQESNVFSCLIRSAVSEPNWEPQLHIPRDFFPDPSGWMVSLFLMAALTVAAAALLLIQWRRMDKKERLFEYQALPVLRSQLDEEYQWTFNVRHGRWARHGQWADVTLDPDTAHCALTLSEDGKRVRRGDRQHLPDNQQRFDSRLCVVSRESFTSGRHYWVLEVNGWWTIGVTRESANRRGDFSFTPQQGYWCLDCDSSSLSALTDPQTRLPQTLCPRMLGVCVDIEERRVSFYTVESRAHIYTFTDMCFPEGDKIYPVFWTLDRNRDLVILPPVETETGHS, encoded by the exons ATGCAGATCCCATCCTACAAGGGCAGGGCTGAGCTTTTCCCAGAGGAGTTCAGGAAAGGCAACGTGTCTCTGAGACTGAAGGATGTGCGCGGCTCTGATGATGGACACTACAGATGTGCAGTGTATTCTGGACAGTGGGATGACGAGGCTCTTATTGATGTGGTTGTCAGAG GTCAGTCCTCAGTGTCCCTCCACTCTGAAGGAGGTCagacccggctggagttcaggtCAGATCGGTACCCTGAGCCTGCAGTGATCTGGACAGACAGGGACGGACACGACGTCACATCACTGtccaacaccacagagcagagagacagtgaggggcGTCTCAGTCTGAGGAGCTCCATCCCAGTCAGACAGGAGTCCAATGTCTTCAGCTGCCTGATTAGAAGTGCAGTATCTGAACCAAACTGGGAACCACAACTCCACATACCCA GGGACTTCTTCCCTGACCCCTCTGGGTGGATGGTGTCTTTATTCCTAATGGCCGCTCTCACGGTGGCAGCAGCTGCTCTTCTGCTGATCCAGTGGAGACGAATGGACA agaaagagagactctTTGAATATCAAG CGCTTCCTGTACTTCGCAGTCAGCTGG ATGAGGAGTATCAGTGGACATTCAATG TTCGTCATGGACGATGGG ctcgtcatggacaGTGGG CTGATGTGACTCTGGATCCTGATACAGCACACTGTGCACTGACCCTGTCTGAGGATGGGAAGAGAGTGAGACGGGGAGACAGACAGCATCTCCCTGACAATCAGCAGAGATTTGATTCCAGGCTCTGTGTCGTGAGCAGAGAGAGCTTCACCTCAGGGAGACACTACTGGGTGCTGGAGGTGAATGGATGGTGGACAATAGGAGTCACCAGAGAGTCTGCAAACAGGAGAGGAGACTTCAGCTTCACTCCCCAGCAGGGATACTGGTGTCTGGACTGTgactcctcttctctctctgctctcactGACCCTCAGACCCGCCTCCCTCAGACTCTGTGTCCCAGGAtgctgggggtgtgtgtggacATTGAGGAGAGACGGGTCTCCTTTTACACAGTGGAGTCCAGGGCTCATATCTACACCTTCACTGACATGTGCTTCCCTGAGGGAGACAAGATCTATCCTGTCTTCTGGACCTTGGATAGAAACAGAGACCTTGTGATTCTGCCTCCTGTTGAGACTGAAACGGGACATTCATGA
- the LOC136767823 gene encoding butyrophilin subfamily 1 member A1 isoform X1: MKSDRSEWLCVIVLLLQQTSVSGSERFEVLGPRYPIAVYPGEDAVLPCYLSPNISAEGLEIRWFREDYTAPVSLYHFGQYNFRMQIPSYKGRAELFPEEFRKGNVSLRLKDVRGSDDGHYRCAVYSGQWDDEALIDVVVRGQSSVSLHSEGGQTRLEFRSDRYPEPAVIWTDRDGHDVTSLSNTTEQRDSEGRLSLRSSIPVRQESNVFSCLIRSAVSEPNWEPQLHIPRDFFPDPSGWMVSLFLMAALTVAAAALLLIQWRRMDKKERLFEYQALPVLRSQLDEEYQWTFNVRHGRWARHGQWADVTLDPDTAHCALTLSEDGKRVRRGDRQHLPDNQQRFDSRLCVVSRESFTSGRHYWVLEVNGWWTIGVTRESANRRGDFSFTPQQGYWCLDCDSSSLSALTDPQTRLPQTLCPRMLGVCVDIEERRVSFYTVESRAHIYTFTDMCFPEGDKIYPVFWTLDRNRDLVILPPVETETGHS, from the exons ATGAAGTCTGATCGATCAGAGTGGCTCTGTGTGATTGTCCTGCTGCTCCAGCAGACCTCAGTGTCAGGATCAG AGAGGTTTGAGGTTCTTGGTCCACGTTACCCCATTGCTGTTTACCCTGGAGAAGACGCTGTTCTGCCCTGTTACCTctcacccaacatcagtgctGAGGGCCTGGAGATCAGGTGGTTCAGAGAGGATTACACAGCCCCTGTCAGTTTATATCACTTTGGACAGTATAACTTTCGAATGCAGATCCCATCCTACAAGGGCAGGGCTGAGCTTTTCCCAGAGGAGTTCAGGAAAGGCAACGTGTCTCTGAGACTGAAGGATGTGCGCGGCTCTGATGATGGACACTACAGATGTGCAGTGTATTCTGGACAGTGGGATGACGAGGCTCTTATTGATGTGGTTGTCAGAG GTCAGTCCTCAGTGTCCCTCCACTCTGAAGGAGGTCagacccggctggagttcaggtCAGATCGGTACCCTGAGCCTGCAGTGATCTGGACAGACAGGGACGGACACGACGTCACATCACTGtccaacaccacagagcagagagacagtgaggggcGTCTCAGTCTGAGGAGCTCCATCCCAGTCAGACAGGAGTCCAATGTCTTCAGCTGCCTGATTAGAAGTGCAGTATCTGAACCAAACTGGGAACCACAACTCCACATACCCA GGGACTTCTTCCCTGACCCCTCTGGGTGGATGGTGTCTTTATTCCTAATGGCCGCTCTCACGGTGGCAGCAGCTGCTCTTCTGCTGATCCAGTGGAGACGAATGGACA agaaagagagactctTTGAATATCAAG CGCTTCCTGTACTTCGCAGTCAGCTGG ATGAGGAGTATCAGTGGACATTCAATG TTCGTCATGGACGATGGG ctcgtcatggacaGTGGG CTGATGTGACTCTGGATCCTGATACAGCACACTGTGCACTGACCCTGTCTGAGGATGGGAAGAGAGTGAGACGGGGAGACAGACAGCATCTCCCTGACAATCAGCAGAGATTTGATTCCAGGCTCTGTGTCGTGAGCAGAGAGAGCTTCACCTCAGGGAGACACTACTGGGTGCTGGAGGTGAATGGATGGTGGACAATAGGAGTCACCAGAGAGTCTGCAAACAGGAGAGGAGACTTCAGCTTCACTCCCCAGCAGGGATACTGGTGTCTGGACTGTgactcctcttctctctctgctctcactGACCCTCAGACCCGCCTCCCTCAGACTCTGTGTCCCAGGAtgctgggggtgtgtgtggacATTGAGGAGAGACGGGTCTCCTTTTACACAGTGGAGTCCAGGGCTCATATCTACACCTTCACTGACATGTGCTTCCCTGAGGGAGACAAGATCTATCCTGTCTTCTGGACCTTGGATAGAAACAGAGACCTTGTGATTCTGCCTCCTGTTGAGACTGAAACGGGACATTCATGA
- the LOC136767316 gene encoding major histocompatibility complex class I-related gene protein-like yields METSGHFELLQRNIMPRFNHRGLSASAVLCVWCPAGVHTYQRLVGCELDDDGTVSIWVRDAYDGQDFMSYSSESHSWTAAVPQSITEKLHLEATKLGLIHIYRPACINILKKYLQYGKNSIMRKVHPKVIRKPKVAQGETDVTCLVTSFYPRTVEVTLLRDGHPVLGEKVTGGEVLPNGDGTYQLRKTLTVDEDEQWLHTYSCQVNHTSLDNKMVIDWGEAET; encoded by the exons ATGGAGACAAGCGGTCACTTTGAACTACTGCAGCGGAACATCATGCCACGCTTCAACCACAGAGG TCTCAGTGCTtcagctgtgttgtgtgtttggtgTCCTGCAGGAGTTCACACCTACCAGAGGCTGGTGGGCTGCGAGCTGGATGATGACGGGACAGTGAGTATCTGGGTCAGGGACGCCTATGATGGGCAGGACTTCATGAGCTACAGCAGCGAGAGCCACTCCTGGACTGCCGCCGTGCCACAGTCCATCACCGAAAAGCTGCACCTGGAAGCCACCAAACTGGGTCTGATCCACATCTACAGACCAGCCTGCATCAACATCCTGAAGAAGTACCTGCAGTACGGCAAGAACAGCATCATGAGGAAAG TGCATCCCAAGGTGATCCGCAAGCCCAAAGTTGCCCAGGGTGAGACTGACGTGACCTGCCTAGTGACCAGCTTCTACCCCCGGACGGTGGAGGTGACCCTCCTCAGAGACGGGCATCCAGTGCTGGGAGAGAAGGTGACGGGTGGGGAGGTGCTGCCCAATGGAGACGGGACCTACCAGCTGAGAAAGACCCTGACTGTGGACGAGGACGAACAGTGGCTGCATACCTACTCCTGCCAGGTCAACCACACCAGCCTGGACAACAAGATGGTCATTGACTGGGGTGAGGCTGAGACTTAG